One genomic segment of Calonectris borealis chromosome 18, bCalBor7.hap1.2, whole genome shotgun sequence includes these proteins:
- the RTN4R gene encoding reticulon-4 receptor: protein MKRATAEGSKLLILVLCLNIQSEVESCPGACVCYSEPKITISCQQQGLTAIPTEIPIQSQRIFLHNNKITLVRSTSFTSCRNMTILWIHSNNISLIEPGAFYGLNKLEELDLSDNTNLKSINPVTLRGLVHLHTLHLDRCGLLELSTGLFRGLFSLQYLYLQDNNLQNLLDDTFIDLANLTYLFLHGNKIKSLSENVFRGLINLDRLLLHQNRVSLVHRRSFHDLGKVMTLYLFNNNLTVLTGETMAPLVSLQYLRLNGNQWICDCQARSLWNWFKQFKGSSSELECHLPPRLAGRDLKRLQSADLEGCVDSFNQIRTSVFSTKTRSGKLPTGVPPLGSHDGSAKCCQPETDKSFIYEAKGKAGPSSHSSRPSSNNPLKDKENMSKTKYVETDPSKNGSNKQINDSPFGTFPSIVDPPLTKLKPEFLEPIEPSTIPTKKRQGCSKKNKSKAQCRLTQQGNSSTLQLSLSLLIPPLVWSLLLFC, encoded by the coding sequence GAAGCAAACTGCTGATTTTGGTGCTTTGCTTGAACATCCAGTCAGAAGTGGAGTCTTGCCCCGGGGCGTGTGTATGCTACAGTGAACCGAAGATTACAATAAGTTGTCAGCAGCAAGGACTGACAGCAATCCCCACTGAGATACCCATCCAGAGCCAGCGCATCTTCTTGCACAACAACAAGATAACCCTTGTGAGGTCCACCAGCTTCACCTCCTGCCGCAACATGACGATTCTCTGGATCCACTCCAACAACATCAGCCTCATTGAGCCTGGAGCCTTCTATGGGCTCAACAAACTGGAGGAGTTAGATCTCAGTGACAACACGAACCTGAAATCTATCAACCCTGTCACTCTCCGGGGTCTTGTTCACCTCCACACCTTACACCTGGATCGCTGTGGGCTCCTGGAGCTCTCCACAGGGCTTTTTCGAGGGTTGTTCTCCTTGCAATACCTCTACCTTCAGGATAATAATCTTCAGAACCTGCTGGACGACACCTTCATAGATCTCGCAAACCTCACCTACCTGTTCTTGCATGGTAACAAAATCAAGAGCTTGTCAGAGAACGTCTTTCGCGGGCTAATCAACCTGGACCGGCTGCTTCTGCACCAGAACAGGGTCAGTCTGGTTCACCGCCGGTCTTTTCATGACCTTGGGAAAGTGATGACCTTGTATCTGTTTAACAACAACCTGACCGTGCTCACGGGGGAAACCATGGCTCCCCTGGTGTCCCTCCAGTACCTGCGCTTGAATGGCAACCAGTGGATCTGTGACTGCCAGGCTCGGTCTCTCTGGAATTGGTTTAAGCAGTTTAAAGGATCGTCTTCGGAGCTAGAGTGCCACCTTCCCCCCCGCTTGGCAGGGAGAGACCTCAAAAGGCTGCAGAGCGCCGACTTGGAAGGATGCGTTGACTCCTTCAACCAGATACGAACAAGCGTTTTTAGCACGAAGACCAGATCTGGTAAATTGCCAACTGGGGTCCCCCCTCTCGGTTCCCACGATGGCTCCGCGAAGTGCTGCCAGCCAGAAACAGATAAATCTTTTATTTATGAAGCTAAAGGCAAGGCAGGTCCTTCTTCCCACAGCAGCCGGCCATCTTCCAACAACCCTCTCAAGGATAAGGAGAACATGTCCAAAACCAAGTACGTTGAGACGGACCCTTCCAAAAATGGCAGCAACAAGCAGATAAACGATTCCCCCTTTGGGACCTTTCCCAGCATTGTAGACCCTCCATTGACCAAGTTGAAACCAGAGTTTCTAGAGCCTATTGAACCTTCCACAATCCCAACCAAAAAGAGGCAGGGCTGCTCTAAAAAGAACAAATCAAAGGCCCAGTGCCGCCTCACCCAGCAAGGAAACAGCTCCACGTTACAGCTCAGCCTAAGCCTTTTGATCCCCCCCCTGGTGTGGAGCTTACTGTTATTCTGCTAA